A genomic window from Nerophis ophidion isolate RoL-2023_Sa linkage group LG22, RoL_Noph_v1.0, whole genome shotgun sequence includes:
- the LOC133540881 gene encoding transmembrane protein 69-like, with the protein MFSTILRSTITAQKVWHLARPSHKCQTLLLTGATHPGRSDPPDIKWASSSRWPTLRTGVIPKITARNQYFHSSVVRLKKREKPEPPPEELDLLRYDMEYFWKSPKPALWLGFAGLIPFVAPTLYMGVMEICHTELVYAQVAYGASIVSFLGGSRWGFALPESSPATPDWINLSNSVMSPLLAWAAMLMVDNMVSATIMVIMALGISLHYDLSLLPTYPRWFKAMRAVQTFVAFVSLLGTMALIEVYPTKKLFSE; encoded by the exons ATGTTCTCTACGATACTTAGAAGCACCATAACTGCCCAGAAG GTGTGGCACCTGGCAAGACCCTCACATAAATGTCAGACCTTGTTACTTACCGGAGCGACTCATCCGGGCAGGTCAGACCCTCCAGATATAAAATGGGCATCCTCCTCCAGGTGGCCAACACTGAGAACCGGGGTAATCCCAAAGATCACTGCAAGGAACCAATATTTCCATTCCTCTGTGGTGAGGCTGAAAAAGCGAGAAAAACCCGAGCCCCCTCCCGAAGAGCTGGACCTGCTGCGCTATGACATGGAGTACTTCTGGAAGAGTCCCAAGCCCGCTCTCTGGCTGGGCTTCGCCGGGCTGATCCCGTTTGTCGCCCCGACTCTCTACATGGGCGTCATGGAGATCTGCCACACGGAGCTGGTCTACGCTCAGGTGGCCTACGGAGCCTCCATCGTTTCCTTCCTGGGCGGCTCTCGTTGGGGATTCGCTCTCCCCGAGAGCAGCCCTGCCACACCCGACTGGATAAACCTGAGCAACAGTGTGATGTCCCCGCTCCTGGCCTGGGCCGCCATGTTGATGGTCGACAACATGGTTTCAGCAACCATTATGGTCATCATGGCACTGGGGATCTCTCTTCACTATGACCTGTCGCTGCTGCCCACCTACCCCAGATGGTTCAAAGCCATGCGAGCCGTTCAGACCTTTGTGGCCTTTGTGTCTCTTCTGGGCACAATGGCTTTAATCGAAGTATACCCAACAAAGAAGTTGTTCTCAGAGTAA